One Candidatus Uhrbacteria bacterium CG10_big_fil_rev_8_21_14_0_10_50_16 genomic region harbors:
- a CDS encoding DNA primase, translated as MEPKEEIRERLDVVDVVGEYLTLKGAGQGSFKACCPFHGEKTPSFYVNRQKQIWHCFGCDKGGDSFAFIMEMEGVEFPEALRILAQKAGVELPVYERKDADKTTRLQSINLFAQRVFQKYLTSESGEETRAYLQNRGINTGLVEKFGLGYAPKSWDALVSLAGQKDIGVDELIDAGVALRSKGGTGNVIDRFRNRLMIPLRDHHGNTVGFTGRVLDLADSPKYMNSPQTPIYDKSALMFGLDVAKTAIKVERAVVIVEGNLDVVASHKAGVENVVASSGTALTERHIGLLKRYTTTLIFSFDADAAGFEAARRGMRLASSLGCDVRVAMIPEGMGKDPDDLVQKDPAQWQQVVQNHIDKMQFLFQRLVANIDLHSVQAKKDAGKAFLPEIAAIADRIEREHWMKRFAETVDVPLATVREMVASQSQKKVETGAVRTISIPVSKPASRHREQAYPVIEGVAATSISDKTMELLFSLALADRESLKQLVEGLSEDTLSLSPYKALYVQLVLVYTTGNLSPEKSLFEVIRARLATQEPDLIPFVDRIALAYDHYVGTESSSQSDMATLQDLISQVKDRSKREQRASVLAELKRAEHAQDPAQIQELTRRYQSLL; from the coding sequence ATGGAACCCAAAGAAGAAATTCGAGAACGGTTGGACGTGGTGGACGTGGTAGGGGAGTATCTCACGCTCAAAGGCGCCGGACAGGGCAGTTTTAAGGCGTGCTGCCCGTTCCATGGAGAAAAGACCCCGTCGTTTTATGTGAATCGTCAAAAGCAAATTTGGCATTGTTTTGGGTGTGACAAAGGAGGCGACAGTTTTGCGTTTATTATGGAAATGGAGGGCGTGGAATTTCCTGAGGCGTTGCGCATCTTGGCACAAAAAGCGGGTGTAGAACTGCCGGTGTATGAGCGTAAAGACGCAGACAAGACCACACGGTTGCAATCTATTAACCTCTTTGCACAAAGAGTGTTTCAAAAATATTTGACGTCTGAGAGTGGGGAAGAGACACGAGCGTATTTGCAGAATCGAGGAATTAATACGGGGTTAGTGGAAAAATTTGGATTGGGATATGCTCCAAAAAGTTGGGATGCATTAGTGTCGCTTGCCGGGCAAAAAGATATTGGTGTGGATGAGTTGATCGACGCGGGCGTGGCGTTGCGGTCTAAGGGCGGGACGGGGAATGTGATTGATCGATTTAGAAATCGTCTCATGATTCCCTTACGTGATCATCACGGTAACACGGTCGGATTTACGGGGCGCGTGTTGGATCTTGCGGACTCGCCCAAGTACATGAACTCGCCACAGACGCCGATTTATGACAAAAGCGCCCTGATGTTTGGATTGGATGTTGCAAAGACGGCAATTAAGGTGGAACGGGCGGTCGTGATTGTAGAAGGCAACCTGGACGTGGTTGCTTCGCACAAAGCGGGGGTGGAGAACGTGGTTGCAAGTTCTGGTACAGCGCTCACGGAACGACATATTGGATTGCTCAAACGCTATACAACGACGCTTATTTTTTCCTTTGACGCAGACGCGGCAGGATTTGAGGCAGCACGACGGGGGATGCGTCTGGCGAGCTCACTTGGGTGTGACGTGCGTGTGGCTATGATCCCGGAGGGCATGGGCAAGGATCCGGATGATTTGGTGCAAAAAGATCCCGCCCAATGGCAGCAGGTGGTGCAGAACCATATCGACAAGATGCAATTTTTGTTTCAACGACTCGTGGCCAATATCGATCTTCACTCTGTGCAGGCTAAAAAGGACGCAGGAAAAGCGTTCTTGCCAGAGATTGCTGCAATTGCCGATCGAATTGAACGGGAACATTGGATGAAGCGATTTGCAGAAACAGTAGATGTTCCGCTTGCCACAGTACGGGAAATGGTTGCCTCGCAAAGTCAAAAAAAAGTAGAAACAGGTGCCGTGCGCACAATCAGTATTCCTGTAAGTAAACCTGCTTCACGTCATCGTGAGCAAGCCTACCCTGTGATAGAGGGCGTGGCTGCAACCAGTATCTCAGATAAAACCATGGAACTCCTGTTTTCCTTGGCATTAGCGGACCGAGAGAGCCTCAAACAGCTTGTAGAAGGCCTTTCGGAGGACACGTTGAGCCTTTCCCCTTATAAGGCTCTTTACGTGCAGCTCGTTTTAGTCTATACTACGGGCAATCTGTCGCCTGAGAAATCACTCTTTGAAGTGATCCGTGCACGATTGGCTACGCAAGAACCCGACCTGATTCCCTTTGTGGACAGGATTGCCCTTGCCTACGACCACTACGTTGGAACGGAATCCTCCTCACAAAGCGACATGGCAACCTTGCAAGACCTGATCTCCCAGGTAAAAGACCGCTCAAAACGTGAACAACGAGCCTCTGTTTTGGCAGAGCTCAAGCGT